A window of Rhipicephalus microplus isolate Deutch F79 chromosome X, USDA_Rmic, whole genome shotgun sequence genomic DNA:
aaacttcgtacttctggcctgctttttactccgtgtgtgttcgtgtgacttgaagctgttttctcatgaaacaaaaatcggTAAATGTtaagcgattgcgcttcaccaccctattttttaattaccttttcaaattgggtcacgaagtttaaaaaggttgaatctttctttcaaaacaacatcaaaacacagcaataaacgaagccgcaagtacgattcgtcgCCCGCAAGTGCGAAGACTAGGCAAAGGTGTGTACTAcagtacccatcattcccatggtcgctgaacgatcgcagcaccagagtgtcctctagttaattttgagaaaggCAGAGGCTGCTGCGCCACGTggcgcacgagccacccccacacagaaacggctgctgcgccacacggaagtgacgtcatgcattttcggttaggcgctttgtttgaatagtcgggagtgtctagcggtacgtctagacataacgataaaagcAGTTGAGATTACGTCCaaacgaaaaagtgaacaaaaatgttagttaggtttagcgtgacaacaatacaaagccagcttgtttgccatctcaaactgatcggcagctgtggcgtagttggattctttcgtcggcactcacgcgcgtcggacgcaggaatcatgtgctccgtaggagcggcgtttgcggcagATTCTAGCCGCGGAAACAGGTCTTTTGATGACGATAAGGAATATCAAGTTGTGTTGCCAACCCTTCCTACAGGACGAATTGTTTTAAATACGGTTTTTCTGCACGCTGACGTACGAGCCCGACCTTATCGAGTGGAAGATTTCCGTGACACCTTGGCCAGCCTGCGACTGCTCCCCGAAGTGGTTGCTTTGGGGGCATATAGGATGAGCCACGTGTGGGCGGTAACGTTCAAGAACATGGACGCTGTCAAGACGATTCTATCGCAAGGCGATATCAAGGTAAAAAATTGTCGCTGTCTTGTCATTGATCCGGCAAACCAGGATGTGCGTATGAAAGTGCACTGGCTGCTGCACAATGTTCTCGATGAGGATGTGCGACGTGCTTTCGAGCCGTACGGCCAAGTGGTTGACGTCAACAGAGAGCGGTGGCGTGTAAACGGCATCAGCGAAAAAGGCTCCACTACCCGTATTGTGACACTTCGGTTGAAAGTGGGCGTCAAAATTGAAGACCTGCCTCACCAAGTGAACGTAAGCGGTGAGCAAGCTTTGGTGGTTGTTCCGGGCAGAGCGCCAGTGTGCTTACGCTGTCGAGCAAACGGGCACATACGGCGAGATTGCCGTGTGCCACGCTGTGGTGCCTGCCGAAGATTTGGCCACGAGGAGAACGACTGCACGTTGTCTTATGCCAGCGTCACCGGACCTCCGAGTGGCAACGACCACGCAGAGCTGTTAATGGATGAGCATGAAGCTGAAGAGGCAGCGAGCGCGACTGCGAGGAAGGAAGAGGCGACCCCAGAAATGGTGAAACTGAGCAGGCCTAGTAGGATGGACAATGAAAAGGTCGAGAACAAGGCATCCGAACCACAGCCAGAAAAACCGATAACGACAGACAAGCCAGAACAGCACCTGCCGACTGTGAAGGCTCCCAGCGACGCAGACACACTGCAAGACGACATGGAAATCAGCGACAACGCAGGCAGTGGACTAGCTGGAAAGCGACCAAGAGACATTGTTGGGGAAGACTTCACTACCTCCGGAGACGTTGGTCGAGAAGAACCACCAGCAAAAACCATAGGAATGAGGCGACCAACGTTGAAGCCACGGCCGAACTTGCAGACTAATCCACGGGCGGAGGCCAAGCAGCCTTCGCAAAAGCTTCCTGGGACTTGAGTTTTTTGTGCCTTTTTTCCGGATGGAGAGTAACCCGTAAGTGAACGGAGTTTACGCACACCATGCCTCTGTAAAACCTGGACCGATTGCCGCAAAATTTTCAGTAAAACTAAAGCCGTTTTTTTAGAAACGTTCACCTAAACACTGTGTTTTGTACTCCCTTCCCTAAACAAAAATCATGGCTTTCAATATAGAGTCAGCCTTACGCGTCGCAACTTTTAACGTTAGAGGTTTACGCTCGAAGAGGCGACAGTATCAGTTACGTCGTTTGTTTCTTGAAAATGACGTTGATATCGCCGCTGTGCAAGAAACGAAAATTGAATCTGAAGAGCAGATGGACACCATATTTTTGAACTTCCGCTCCAGATACAATATATGCGTGAGTCATTCTGTAGGTACTTCAGGCGGATGTCTTCTCTTTATAAGGAACACAATTGGCATTGTCGAAAAAAGTGTACACAGTGATAATGAAGGGCGATTAATTGCATGTGATTTTCTTCTTTCCGGCATTAGTTGGCGCGTTGTGTGCGTATATGCGCCAAATAGACAACAAGATAGGAAAATATTCTTCGAAAGTCTTGATACGTATCTATCATGCGAGAAGGCAGTTATACTTctaggcgatttcaactgtgtgtgTAATGCCGAAGACAGGGCATGTAAAAACTTTGTACGTGACTCTAGTGCTTTGGTATTGGATTCAATGACGCGTGAGCGGAACTTGGATGACGTGGGATATGTACTGGCGCAGGGTACTCACTATACGCATTACCAGCTCAACAGTAAAGCTAGACTTGACAGAGCATACGTGTCTACGTCCCTGCTTCCTATGTGCCAGGGCTACGCAGTGAAGAatgtttcatttagtgaccataGTCTAGTAATGTTCAccattaataaaaaagaaaagcccaAATTCAATTGGGGACTCTGGAAGTTAAATGAAAAGCTACTCGAGGATGAGAAGTTTGTAGAAAATGCTGAAAAGGAATTAAAAGAAGTGGCGAAAGGTGACGCAAGTAGTTCAATTTACACATGGGAGTGCTTCAAGGAAAAAGTAAAAATAGAAGCAATTGGAAGATCAGTTTCAATAAAACGCACTaacctgaaaaaagaaagacaactgcaATGTGAGCTTGATTTTTTGCTATGTCAGGAATGCGCGCAACCAGGAGAGCGCAGTAAAGAAATAAGAAGAGTGAAGCAAGAATTAGAAGCCGTAGATACGGAAAGGTACAGAGGAGCGGTGGTACGCGCACGCGCAGAAAGATTATGGTGTGGCGAGGTTCCCACAAAACGTGCCGTCACAGATGAAAAGAGCTACGCGACAAGAAACGAGATAAGGGCGATAGAACACAAAAATGAAGTCACCACAGATAAAACCGAGATTGAGCGCGCGTTTGTGGAATATTTCCAAGAACTGTTGGGAGGCGTCAGAGCGGACACGAGTACGTATAGTCGGCGTTTCTTGTCACTTATGCCGAAGCTTGAGGATGACGTAAAAGCGAGATTAGAAGCACCCATCTCGGTCAGAGAAATCGAAATCAccattgaaaaaatgaaaaacggtAAAACACCTGGTCCAGATGGACTAGGTGTAGCATTCTATAAGAAATTTAAAAATCTTGTGGCAGAAGCTTTGTGGAATGTGTTCGATGAGGCATACGAGAGGAAAGAGTTGCCAATATCTTTTCGGAGAACACACATCGTGTTAATCCCAAAAACTGAAGATCCCAGGAAACAGCTGTCCGTCACATCCTAcagacccataaccctagcgaatgttgactacaaaatattcatGGGTGTTTTGGCCAGGCGAATTCAAACAGTGATTAAAAAAATAGTCGGACCACATCAGACTTGTGGCATAAAAGGCAGAACAATTATGACGAACATTCATATAGCCCGAAATATGTTAGAATGTTGCGATGAGTTTGACGGTAAAGTAGCTATGCTACAAATCGAtctcgagaaggcatttgaccgcgTGAACCATGACATACTTTTCAGCATTCTTGACTATGTCAATATAGGGTCTGTGGTGTTGGAAggggtccgaatggcgtacacgggATGCACTACAAAAATTGTAATAAACAAACAGCTTAGTGATAATATACAAGTCTTATCGAGTGTAAAACAAGGATGCCCTGCATCAGCACTGCTTTTTGCTATCTATTTAGAACCTCTATGCCAGAAAGTGATACAGAATGATCAGGTGCGGGGGTTTCATTTGATGTTTGCAGAGGTCAAAATACTTAgttacgccgatgatattgctgtGTTCTGCGAAGATCGGGAGAGTATTAGAGAAGCACTAAACGACGTGAAATTCTTCTGTGATTGCACTGATAGTAGAGTCAACTGGAGTAAATGTCTTGGAATATGGCACGGAAATTGGCAGAACACACCATCAATATTTGAAAGCATTACATGGAAGGTTATACCTGACAAGTACTTAGGGGTACCGCTCCAACACTACAGAGACACAACAGAATATTGGAAACAAGAGACAGAACAACTAAGAGACAAGACAAAAACGTGGGGTGGGCGCGATTTCTCAATGTTTACGAGGTCAACAGTGAGCAACATATTTCTTATTTCACGAGTATGGTATGTTTTACAAgtgctattcatgtcacgtgttgctgtacaaaagctacacaGAGTGATCGCAGTGTTTATCTGGGCGTCCACGTGGGAAAGGACAAGCCGAACGAATCTGTTCCGTTCTGTGAAAAGTGGGGGGCTTGGTCTTGTACACTTGTTCCTGAGACAGATAGTATCTAGGTTTGTTTTTTTACGAGATCAAGATGATCGTTTTTTGAGAACGTTGATACATGTGCGGCTGTCCCATTTTTTGCCTGATTTCATTGTAACCACTGTCAATGGGGTGACAAAAAGACCTAAGGGGTACATGAAAGAAGTGATTGCTGCTGTGGAAATATTGAGAGTGCGATTTTCGATGGAGTATCTCTCTAGGGTTTCGCGAAAGAGACTGTACAAGGACCTTGTAGAAACCATGTTGCCAGAGCCTCTGTATAGAACATTGTACCCTAATGGGCCCGGGGATGACGTCTTGAAAAGAGTGAAGAAGATGCCAATtagaccatcaatgaagacattctttttcaaacTTCACAGCGGCACACTCCCTACCAATCCATGGCTCCGAGAAAAAGGAATATTCGTCCCGTCAGTTGATTGCATTATCTGCAGAAAACTCGAGACAGTTGACCACATCTTTCTAGACTGTACCGATGCAGTCTTTCtctgggacatccttcaaaggaCCCTGAAGAAAGACCTGCCAGTTACACAGTATGGCATCCGTTTTTTGCCAGTCATAAATGTAGGCGGTGTGCCCTACGATATGTTCATGGTACTGGTTCTTCACAGTGTGTGGCGAACACGGATGGCAGTGCGAAACGTAGACGTGAATCCCCGGCCCGCTCGAGAGTACTTCATAGAAAGTGTACAGTATTTGATGACTGCATACGAGGCACAAGATAAGCCAGAGTGGTTGCCATGTTTAGATAAGTTGGTGGGCATAAAGCGTCTGCCTTTTTAACCCCCACGTGCTGGAAGATGTGACAGCACTTTTACACGTGACACTGCACTGTATTCTTATATTGATTTGTACTGTTTGCgaagcaggcaataaagaaaaaaaaaaaaagcagctgtggcgtagttggttaaagcaacacatcaaatggtgaggtcggtggttcaagttttattgcagttatcgatactttttctttttttgttcacgcatgtattgttttaacatttgcgcctcctcatcagcccggtttgctgctggtggtggtcccgtccacaggccctttaatattggatgttcgatgactcttgcaggattgactatatttgttattataaagtgttttgcgaattagtgctcttaatcgacgaaacgcaaaaagacacaaaaaagtcCAATGCAGCTGGCTTCATTGGTTTCTTTggcacaggtgtcaggaatgttgatttccacggtttatcgaAGTTTTGATGagagaaaggtgcactgcaacgtagtctcgggcaactttttttatgtcgctcagtgtaccatcacctgacgaggtaaccggcaggccacTTTCTTTAAAAttactgacgtgtcaccgcaatgttctaggcaatcagcacttgataaacaatgcccaagggcaagtgcccaCGGCGTTAGCCCTCCTAaatacaaaacagcttgtctgccttgctcaatAACATTCGCGGCCTGAGAgagcacgggagcattcacgtagcaacggatgagaagggccgtacgtgttcgcactagacaaaacagacggcaatgcagtagctctggccttcgtagatcacaggcttcgtaagaacataaCAATAAAGTTGGTTCCATCCaccgtatgaacacttcgccgacgcactggggtttcatgcaagggcgtccggtcagtcacacgtgaactgtgcgaaagcatttatttcatcgtcgaccttgtccatcgcgacaagcaaaactcggcagcaagaacactttcatttttgacaacaccacgcttcgcattgcaatctagaaaatgcagtacgtccaacaactgtaatccgcacatcatactgagaaactttatggcgcacagactcagatgaagctgcggcgcggtggacgggcgcgctagctccaaccaccaggttcaactaagcatccagcagtcacatgaagcagcgacgacactccagtcctccttgggagtggcctaggccatggccacgatttcatcggagttttcaccacctaacacattgcaggcggctaccatctcgcagtgtttacaactggtaggtgttctgtggtgtttAACTTTCACAGCCACAGCGCCCGTGGCGTCCCCTGTACTAAAATACTTGTTatatgtatttaaataacaaacctagGCTACATGACTCGTTAAACACCTGTTTAGTAGAATGTTTGTAGGTTTAACACATTACACACGAATAATTTACACATTTATTTATCTTTAGGTAGTAATatttaaagtgacgtcacttccgtgcagcgcaggagccacttctgtgtggggctggctgctgcgccgcgcggcgcaggagacgctgccgtgtgtctgtgtgtggggggggggggctcaagcgccgcgcggcgcagcagtctctgcctttctcaaaattaactagagggcactctggtgctgcgatcgttcagcgaccatgggaatgatgggtactgtagtacacacatttgcctagtcttcacacttgcaggcggcgaatcgtacttgcggcttcgtttattgctgtgttttgatgttgtttcgaaagaaagattcaacccttttaaacttcgtgacccaatttgaaaaggtaattaaaaaatagggtggtgaagcgcaattgctgaacatttgccgatttttgtttcatgagaaaacagcttcaagtcacacgaacacacacggagtcaaaagcaggccagaagtacgaagtttagacaactctgtgtactacccatgattcccAAGCTCAGTGAAGCgctgtgtgttgcagctcccatagacactagcacctgagttccctctagtaagtattgtgagaaactctatggctggtaccgcccgctgccgtgataatagtctcggtcgcgagtgccaccgcgcggcgcttgctcaaaactgaaggcaggccaactccgctgggagcgcgagccattacccaggcattgtttagaggaggcgttggtcggGCGTTTGGGCGTTTGAGCGCGTCCGGTAAACGCCCGTAaggcacgcgcatgcgcagtgcagACCCGGTAAACCGGTATCCGCACACTTTTTTTCCATATAGCGGTGCGCCGGACAGACAAAAATTCTCTAATGACTTCATCGAAGGGCGACTGCCGCGGTATGGATCAAAACTGCGACAtccggatcagcagccgagcactgtagcTACTGTATATCACCAGGGCGCACACAAAtgaccaagcaaaaaaaaaagaggcacagctttgccgcaaaggcaaaagCAATGagcacgatagcaacaaattggacgctcacgcgcagaatggcatgCAGATCTAAAcgcgccccgcgtttctcacgcacaaagaacgcaagaaacgtactcacaggtacagattaacgcgaataagcgttagttgttacttcgctgtgtatgaaaagcgcgcccttttacaaatggaggctgtgcaacgattgcagtgatctttgtgctcccggtagctacaacagaatcgttccaaggAAACtgaaaggctagccaagacgtacaatcctccccgatgcaagataagggcgcgcgatcgaaCGTTCATCCTCCTATtgtctacgcgggccaaagtacgcgtgagagacgAAAGCTGTTGCGCGTTCGCTGCGCCATTTCACTGATAATGCCGAAAGCACGAtaggttcccccccccccccccaagatgcctgcaaacagcggtaagtggtagaaacaaatagcttgccgtttgaacgttgcaGGAGGTGCCTTTTGGGGGCTCAGTGGTTGACGCCTCGTATTCCCGACGtgaaggtcccacgttcgattccgcgcgccggtgTCGTTTTTTCTGGTATTTTTGCTCTTTCTTGCGTCTTCATATATACAGATACTTATACATATACGATGTATGACATTGACGCCGACGTCCCCGTCGACGCccgcggcgaaatccagccgagagtgtctacatatattgctatcgcaataaaagaaaaaactatGGAATCAGCCAGAGAACACCGACTTCAACCGCTGTGTAGTAGACGCGTGCTTCAAGCCAAACTATTGATTGAACAACAGGGACGAGCGTTCCTACTTAGCAACAGCGAGTTTGACTGATATGGTGGTCTCCATGGAAGAGCGTTGCTGTTCGGAAACAAATCAACacagaagaaaaaacaaacaaaacaagaatgAACCTAAAATTTCCCGTGGTGGTAAACATACTTTAGTAAAtcttattttatttcatttcgtGAGGGCAGGTGGAAGGCGGGGCTTGTTCTTGATCTGAAGTAGCGGCCACACAGGCGCAGGTGTAGTCGACTGCCATTGCTAGCCAACAACGGAAGAGTGCTAACCAACACATCAAGAAAAGAGGAAGAGTGTGATTTTTTTTACGGCTGATGATCCGCTTCCACACTAGGCACTAATTTTGGATAGCACTGGCGACTCCATTTTGAAGCTGTTTTCGCACGAAAAAAAGAAGGATCTGTGAATTACTCCGTAAAAATTGAAAGGTGTTTCGCCTTCTAATTTACTACCAACTCTTCAAAACAACGAGAGAGTTGTTAGAAATCTGTTCTGTTTTTCTCGTAAATAATAACTTCAAGTCTAAAATTGCGCATTAGATTGTGTTAGTGAACAGAGATAGTAGGCATAGTTGTGTAAACAACTTCTTACGCAGTATTCAAGAAGCTTTTTTATTTCTGCTTGCGCATGCTGTCACTCTTTCAATGCTGCCTCTTGTCCACCCTGAAAATTTCTTCAGTTTCTGTAGTGTCTAATGCCAGGTATACGCATTATTTAGTTATTTCAATATTTACATCGTACTTTATTTGGTCCCTGCAGAGGCtaaagcgttttttttcttccgatCTCTACTTCCAGAACATTCCATTCCCATTATGGAGATAATAATGAACATTAGTGTGCAAACTCTTAAGTATACGAGTCATATATGCGGAGTTGCGATGATATGAAATTATGAAATACTACGTCAAAGAAACAAAGCAGAAAGCATTGTTTCGACCCAAGCTCAAGCACCGCCTTTGCAATGCAACTCGAGCATGGAGCTGCGGCGGCACCTCCATTGTCCGGGCAGTACAGCGCCTGTGCGATGCGCATTACGAAAGGGCTATTGGTCTATTCAAGGATTACACACTTGAATAAAAATTTTTACTccatcgcatatatatatatatatatatatatatatatatatatataatgagatataacagacagtaatgccaaggaatgtacaggggaagttattagaaccaatggaatgtaaataagaagaaagaaaagtggacgtgacgccaaacatgcgaataaaggtgtttttacactcgttgtttggcttatagatggcgctgactgtcactcctacttctaaactcacatgtaaaccccaaaaagtgaatggagggacggccgctgtgatagctcagtggttagagcatcgaacgcgttattcgaaggtcgtaggttcgattcctgctcacagctggtaattttttcatccacttttctttcttcttatttacattccattggttctaataacttcccctgtacattccttggcattactgtctgttatatctcattaatattgtgttaaaacaaggaaatacgagcccttaggtatacacttctctcccttatttcattgaacgagggtctcgtactggcagacttggtgtgtttaggttgtataagagggacaattattcagctgcccgctcataataagttcacgtgctacgtgacgccaaacatgcgaataaaggtgtttttacactcgttgtttggcttatagatggcgctgactgtcactcctacttctaaattcacatgtaaaccccaaaaagtggatggagggacggccgctgtgatagctcagtggttagagcatcgaacgcgttattcgaaggtcgtaggttcgattcctgctcacagctggtaattttttcatccacttttctttcttcttatttacattccattggttctaataacttcccctgtacattccttggcattactgtctgttatatctcattaatattgtgttaaaacacggaaatacgagcccttaggtatacacttctctcccttatttcattgaacgagggtctcgtactggcagacttggtgtgtttagattgtataagagggacaattattcagctgcccgctcataataagttcacgtgctacgtgacgccaaacatgcgaataaaggtgtttttacactcgttgtttggcttatagatggcgctgactgtcactcctacttctaaattcacatgtaaaccccaaaaagtggatggagggacggccgctgtgatagctcagtagttagagcatcgaacgcgttattcgaaggtcgtaggttcgattcctgctcacagctggtaattttttcatccacttttctttcttcttatttacattccattggttctaataacttcccctgtacattccttggcattactgtctgttatatctcattaatattgtgttaaaacacggaaatacgagcccttaggtatacacttctctcccttatttcattgaacgagggtctcgtactggcagacttggtgtgtttaggttgtataagagggacaattattcagctgcccgctcataataagttcacgtgctacgtgacgccaaacatgcgaataaaggtgtttttacactcgttgtttggcttatagatggcgctgtctgtcactcctac
This region includes:
- the LOC142777306 gene encoding uncharacterized protein LOC142777306; this translates as MFTRSTVSNIFLISRVWYVLQVLFMSRVAVQKLHRVIAVFIWASTWERTSRTNLFRSVKSGGLGLVHLFLRQIVSRFVFLRDQDDRFLRTLIHVRLSHFLPDFIVTTVNGVTKRPKGYMKEVIAAVEILRVRFSMEYLSRVSRKRLYKDLVETMLPEPLYRTLYPNGPGDDVLKRVKKMPIRPSMKTFFFKLHSGTLPTNPWLREKGIFVPSVDCIICRKLETVDHIFLDCTDAVFLWDILQRTLKKDLPVTQYGIRFLPVINVGGVPYDMFMVLVLHSVWRTRMAVRNVDVNPRPAREYFIESVQYLMTAYEAQDKPEWLPCLDKLVGIKRLPF